A region of Homo sapiens chromosome 17, GRCh38.p14 Primary Assembly DNA encodes the following proteins:
- the HEXIM2 gene encoding protein HEXIM2 isoform 1 (isoform 1 is encoded by transcript variant 1): MMATPNQTACNAESPVALEEAKTSGAPGSPQTPPERHDSGGSLPLTPRMESHSEDEDLAGAVGGLGWNSRSPRTQSPGGCSAEAVLARKKHRRRPSKRKRHWRPYLELSWAEKQQRDERQSQRASRVREEMFAKGQPVAPYNTTQFLMNDRDPEEPNLDVPHGISHPGSSGESEAGDSDGRGRAHGEFQRKDFSETYERFHTESLQGRSKQELVRDYLELEKRLSQAEEETRRLQQLQACTGQQSCRQVEELAAEVQRLRTENQRLRQENQMWNREGCRCDEEPGT; the protein is encoded by the coding sequence ACCTCTGGTGCCCCGGGGAGCCCCCAAACACCCCCTGAGCGTCATGACTCTGGTGGTTCCCTGCCCCTGACACCGCGGATGGAGAGCCACTCAGAGGATGAAGATCTTGCTGGGGCTGTCGGTGGCCTGGGCTGGAACAGTAGGAGTCCCCGGACCCAGAGCCCAGGGGGCTGCTCAGCGGAGGCTGTGCTGGCCCGGAAGAAACACCGTCGGCGGCCATCGAAGCGCAAAAGGCACTGGCGACCCTACCTGGAGCTGAGCTGGGCTGAGAAACAACAGCGGGATGAGAGGCAGAGCCAGAGGGCCTCCCGGGTCCGCGAAGAGATGTTCGCCAAAGGCCAGCCCGTGGCCCCCTACAACACCACCCAGTTCCTGATGAATGACAGGGACCCGGAGGAGCCCAACTTGGATGTGCCCCATGGGATCTCCCACCCAGGTTCCAGTGGGGAGAGTGAGGCCGGGGACAGTGATGGGCGGGGCCGAGCGCACGGTGAGTTCCAGCGGAAGGACTTCTCTGAGACTTACGAACGCTTCCACACCGAGAGCCTGCAGGGCCGCAGCAAGCAGGAGCTGGTGCGAGACTACCTGGAGCTGGAGAAGCGGCTGTCGCAGGCGGAGGAGGAGACTAGGAGGCTGCAGCAGCTGCAGGCGTGCACCGGCCAGCAGTCCTGCCGCCAGGTGGAGGAGCTGGCTGCCGAGGTCCAGAGGCTCCGGACCGAAAACCAGCGGCTTCGTCAGGAGAACCAGATGTGGAACCGAGAGGGCTGCCGCTGTGATGAGGAGCCGGGTACCTAG